From one Dermacentor variabilis isolate Ectoservices chromosome 3, ASM5094787v1, whole genome shotgun sequence genomic stretch:
- the LOC142575772 gene encoding uncharacterized protein LOC142575772 isoform X1: MARVVKGINIDSLDDEFKLMEILDSTEDFEERKVVRSRLQEVKAVNKAKREALVRNREQERENAIRQRQQEAAEQKQRTLAMYDKMAKTGKLDTTLYREGVESQEDDESGKVDLVEDAIKQRQREADLRKKRILAAYDAAAKSGPAGVVKTVDFDSFKKADVSTFEVPKPTGAATGSSTFCAAGGVPKIVKEAPKNAFAKFQQMDAATKPARPAFSVPVRGATTARSASDIKEMLLNWCKSKTKGYEHVDITNFSTSWNDGMAFCALIHHFYPDAFDYDQLEPKNRRHNFDLAFRTAEEQAGISPLLDTEDMVLMKKPDWKCVFTYVQSLYRNLVNKD, encoded by the exons ATGGCACGGGTAGTGAAAGGCATCAACATCGACAGTCTTGATGACGAGTTCAAGTTGATGGAAATC CTTGACTCAACGGAGGACTTCGAAGAGCGTAAGGTGGTGCGTTCCAGGCTTCAGGAGGTGAAGGCCGTAAACAAAG CCAAGCGGGAAGCCCTGGTTCGCAACCGTGAGCAGGAGCGTGAGAACGCCATCCGCCAGCGGCAGCAGGAAGCCGCTGAGCAAAAGCAGCGCACACTCGCCATGTACGACAAGATGGCCAAGACCGGCAAGCTGGACACCACGCTGTACAGGGAAG GCGTGGAGTCTCAGGAGGACGACGAGTCGGGCAAGGTGGACCTCGTCGAGGACGCCATCAAGCAGCGGCAGCGGGAGGCCGACCTGCGCAAGAAGCGCATCCTGGCCGCCTACGACGCGGCGGCCAAGTCCGGCCCCGCCGGCGTAGTCAAGACCGTGGACTTCGACTCCTTCAAGAAGGCCGACG TGTCAACGTTCGAAGTCCCCAAGCCCACCGGTGCTGCCACAGGCTCGTCGACATTCTGCGCAGCTGGCGGAGTGCCAAAGATCGTCAAAG AAGCCCCCAAAAATGCGTTCGCCAAGTTCCAGCAGATGGATGCCGCTACCAAGCCGGCGAGACCCGC CTTCAGCGTTCCGGTTCGTGGAGCAACGACGGCGCGAAGTGCCAGCGATATTAAGGAGATGCTGTTGAACTGGTGTAAAAGCAAGACCAAGGGGTACGAG CACGTGGACATCACGAACTTCTCGACGAGCTGGAATGACGGCATGGCGTTCTGCGCGCTCATCCACCACTTCTACCCTGACGCATTCGACTACGACCAGCTGGAGCCCAAGAACCGCAGGCACAACTTCGACCTTGCCTTCCGCACAGCCGA GGAGCAGGCTGGCATATCGCCGTTGCTCGACACGGAAGACATGGTGCTGATGAAGAAGCCCGACTGGAAGTGCGTCTTCACCTACGTGCAGAGCCTGTACCGCAACCTCGTCAACAAGGATTGA
- the LOC142575772 gene encoding uncharacterized protein LOC142575772 isoform X2, with translation MARVVKGINIDSLDDEFKLMEILDSTEDFEERKVVRSRLQEVKAVNKAKREALVRNREQERENAIRQRQQEAAEQKQRTLAMYDKMAKTGKLDTTLYREGVESQEDDESGKVDLVEDAIKQRQREADLRKKRILAAYDAAAKSGPAGVVKTVDFDSFKKADVSTFEVPKPTGAATGSSTFCAAGGVPKIVKAVPVTPPAAGAPAWRQMSLTGEEEPEMDAVQRGIRQRQREAEERKRRILAAYQVAARSGAGPKTVCLEEYTNLQVPEDVTFENPYSCTTGFKGGIASVKTPQQQRAGAR, from the exons ATGGCACGGGTAGTGAAAGGCATCAACATCGACAGTCTTGATGACGAGTTCAAGTTGATGGAAATC CTTGACTCAACGGAGGACTTCGAAGAGCGTAAGGTGGTGCGTTCCAGGCTTCAGGAGGTGAAGGCCGTAAACAAAG CCAAGCGGGAAGCCCTGGTTCGCAACCGTGAGCAGGAGCGTGAGAACGCCATCCGCCAGCGGCAGCAGGAAGCCGCTGAGCAAAAGCAGCGCACACTCGCCATGTACGACAAGATGGCCAAGACCGGCAAGCTGGACACCACGCTGTACAGGGAAG GCGTGGAGTCTCAGGAGGACGACGAGTCGGGCAAGGTGGACCTCGTCGAGGACGCCATCAAGCAGCGGCAGCGGGAGGCCGACCTGCGCAAGAAGCGCATCCTGGCCGCCTACGACGCGGCGGCCAAGTCCGGCCCCGCCGGCGTAGTCAAGACCGTGGACTTCGACTCCTTCAAGAAGGCCGACG TGTCAACGTTCGAAGTCCCCAAGCCCACCGGTGCTGCCACAGGCTCGTCGACATTCTGCGCAGCTGGCGGAGTGCCAAAGATCGTCAAAG CGGTGCCGGTGACTCCGCCCGCGGCGGGCGCCCCAGCGTGGCGCCAGATGTcgctgacgggcgaggaggagCCCGAGATGGACGCCGTGCAGCGCGGAATCCGGCAGAGGCAGCGCGAAGCCGAGGAGCGCAAGCGGCGCATCCTGGCCGCGTACCAGGTGGCGGCACGCAGCGGTGCCGGACCCAAGACCGTCTGCCTCGAGGAGTACACCAACCTGCAAG TGCCCGAAGACGTGACGTTCGAGAACCCATACAGCTGCACGACGGGATTCAAGGGCGGCATTGCTTCTGTCAagacgccgcagcagcagcgggcggGAGCCCGGTAA